ACAGTCACAGATGGCATCACAAGTTACACACTAAACTGTCAGGAACTGATTCCCAcaaatacatagacacacatgcacacacagagagagagagagagagagagagagagagagagagagagagagagagagagagagagagagagagagagagagagaagagagagagagagagagagagagagagagagagagagagagagagagagagagagagagagagagagagagagaagagagagagagagagagagagagagagagagagagagagagagagagagagagagagagagagagagagagagagagagacttgttACAAATCAAAGAAGGGTCTACTCCCCAAACTCCAGTTCTGACATTATCTCCTGGAGATCCAGTCTTCACTTTTAGTATTATCTTCAGCACATTCAATGTTACCATTTCCTTTAGCACACATAAAGAATCATGACCACAAGTGGCATTAACGTTTAATTTCATTCTGacaataaaagctaaataagTTTGCAATGGAAGTGAAGATTTGGAACATTTGGCTGAGTTTTGAACATTAATTCTTCTGAATTATCTGTTCCATCATGGCCtttaaatttgaatttaaattgttttaaagCACTAATGAGATATGTGGGCCATGTGAaggtggaggaagagaaagagggaaaggtaGAGAAAGAGATTAATTCAATCTAAAGCCTCTCCTGGAGTGGAAGGAGTGAGATTTGTGCAGAGTGGAGGCATTGTATGGGCAGCTAGCAGACCGACACACAGACAAGTACAGCTTGTAGGAGTAGCAAAGGGAGAAGAATGAAGATGCAACAGAATGTAGTGACAGTCATGTAGTGCAGGTCATGCAGTCGTGTGAAAATTACTCATGCTATGGTACAGCAGGCTCCAAGTGCACCCTGGGATATCTCTGTTTTAGTATAAGTCTGCTTGGCTGCAGAATTGTTTTGTCTGTCAATTGCGTCATGCATAAAGGTGGGAGTTAAAAGCCAGAAAAAGGTGGTTTCAGTCACATTAGCCTTAACACTAATCAAGAGATCTGTGACATATGAtccgtatatacacacacgggaTAAGATGTGTATCTGCAGGCGACAGGACCCATGACAAAGAGAGAGTAAATAAACGGGTGTTGCATATACCGTCAGCCAACACGGTTTCAGCTGGGGCCTCTGTTGCAGGTTCCACAGCCGCAGGTTCTGCAGCTACAACAGCTTCAGCTGCAGGTTCTGCAGCTACAACAGCTTCAGCTGCAGGTTCTGCTGCAATAGCTTCAGCTGCAGGTTCTGCTGCAGGTTCTGCTGCAACAGCTTCAGCTGCAGGTTCTGCTGCAACAGCTTCAGCTGCAGGTTCTGCTGCAACAGCTTCAGCCGCAGGTTCTGCTGCAATAGCTTCAGCCGCAGGTTCTGCTGCAATAGCTTCAGCTGCAGGTTCTGCTGCAACAGCTTCAGCTGCAGGTTCTGCTGCAACAGCTTCAGCTGCAGGTTCTGCTGCCACAACTTCAGCTGCAGGTTCTGCTGCAATAGCTTCAGCTGCAGGTTCTGCTGCAACAGCTTCAGCTGCAGGTTCTGCTGCAACCGCTTCAGCTGCAGGTTCTTCTGCCACAACTTCAGCTGCAGGTTCTGCTGCAATAGCTTCAGCCGCAGGTTCTGCAGCAGCAACAGCTTCAGCTGCAGGTTCTGCAGTAGCCTCAGCTGTAGGCACATGCTCTGGAGTAGGCGCTACAGCTTCAGCAGCAACATCCACGGCAGACGCCTCTAGAACAGCTTCTATAGCTGGTGCAGCTGCATCTCCCGCTCCAGATTCAGAGGCTATTTCAGCTGCAGGCGGGGCGGCAACAACTTCTGGGGCAGCAGCCACAACTTCTGGAGCGCCATCTGGCACAGCCGCGGCTACTTCTGGAGCTGCTGGAGCAACTTCCGGGGCAGCTGGAGCAACTTCCGGGGCAGCTGGAGCAACTTCCGGGGCAGCTGCAGAGACGTCCGGGGCAGCGGCGGCAGTGGGGACAGACTCGGAGATGGGTGCGGCAGTGGCAGCTTCAGCTGCGGCAGCCTCGGTGGGCTTGGCGTCACTCGTGGGTAAATCTGAGTACAGCCGGAGCTGCAGGAGCCGCACCGCGCcctgggaggttccgtcctggaCCTTTGCTATGATGGAAGGAGGGGGATAAGATTAATTCATTTTGTCAGTCATTCATTTTACACAATCGGGTTGACGCAAGTAGTACGCAAGTATGTATGCAGGGCAAAAAGATTCAAATGcacattgtattgtattcatCAGGAGGTATGTATCTATTCCTAGGTATGCTTTTCATTATGACCTTAcactccattacattattggcatttggcagacgctcttatccagagcaacgtacagttgattagactaagcaggagacaatcccccctggtgcaatgcagggttaagggccttgctcaagggcccaatgacataaaataaatctcttatacctgcacttaGGAAGCGATTGAATGCACCCGTCTAATCGGAAACAGCTAAGAAGCCAAGCATCCAATTGGTCCCCTAAATTGGGGGGGGGAGTATGTATACAatgggatgcaattcctacagaGATCACCCAATATCgatgtgaataccctcaaattaaagcataGATTCATAGATTATGctacagtacagagccaaaagaacagaaattgaaccATTATCATACATATCATACCATAgtacttacagacctcactgcaTGTCAACCCCTGCACTCAATCTTGAACTGCATACAGTTTGCCTCCATGGCAACCACCAAAATCAGAGGATAGCACCCCCCCAACCACCATCTACCAAATTAAATATGCCATTATTACTGGTGAAAGTAATAATATGGTATAATATACAAATGAAAACTGTGTGTTCATATCTATTAGCATTAGACTATTAACCTCAGccaactgaaaatgtatttctgtactAAAGAGTGCAGTTCTCTAATTTGCTGGTTTTCGTCTTCACATCATCATTGTGGCCCAGTATACATACTTACTGTTGCCACTTGGCACCAGAGGTCGCCATTGTTCATTTTTCTCTAGGCATCTCCTACACTACTTGGTTGAGAAAAGACTTCTCCAGCATCTTTACTTGATTTCTCCAGTCTGGAAATTTTTTAACAAACTGGGCCATATCCGAATCCACTCACTTGCCCATTTTATATGCCTTGTATGTTCAATAATATGCAAGTGTGCCGATTTGGACAGGGCCTGAGCAACTTCTTCTCCCAGTGTACATAGGGTTTCTTCTTccaccagtgacatcactgaaaTCCAAACTTTCATCTACATCCAAGCCCACAAGTCCAAATGTGGTCCCTCGCATCTCAAGTaatgaatcccggttggccccGTTTCTTAagttgtatacattttaaatgcgtCTTTGTCCATTACAATGGACACCAAGGGCTGGTATCACCATTTGCGAAACTTCAAATTGACTGACACATATCTGTACCGCCACTTGGTTACACTAAAAAGGAGTTAAACAGGTGCAATACATATAAAACACTGCCTGTTGAAATGAAAAAGGAGATGCGTTGATTATAGAAGAACTTACGGAAGCTTGTCTCTCGGGCTGTTTTTTTTAGCTCTCCCAATTTTGTGGACAGAGCAGCCACAGGTGTCCTTCTGATAGAGCTCCAGCTCTGCTGCTGCAGACACTAAACCACAAATAAAGAATATTTCAAATCCCCACTCTTATAGGTGCTTAATAATTGCATTGGAAGTGGTGCGACTAGTTGCGTACATCTTTCCTGTTTCCCCCACTTGTCTTGTAGTGGCCCAGATCAGGttaagaacaacaacaacgccTTGCATAGTGTAAGGAACCAATAACATAGCAGTACATCAAATCCACAGTTGTGGATAGACTGTCCAATGCATTATATCTTCACAATGACAGTTGTCAGGTCAAAAAAAGCCCCAATAAAAGCACCCAGTGTGCACCAATTAATTTAAAGAATAACCTGAGTAAGTCAAAGTTGCCATGAGATAACTTGAACATATCTTGCAGAATGTGGCTGTTTTTTCATTGGGGTAAAACATTGTATGTATCGACCCTGAAGCCATTATTTGAGATGAGTGCCATTAGTTTGAGGAGTGCCGCATGCCTCTTCTAGGCTACTTTTGGCACCACCAAAGCCTTTAAAATCCAGGTCGCAAGAATGCGTTGAGGGAAAGTTGCTCTGATTCAGTTTTGGCCAATGCATACTGAATACTAACGTAAAACAAACTACTAATACACAACTGTTTGGCAGCTGGCTGCATTTGACATTCTGTTACCTTGAGAGAGCCAAGTCGTCCTATCCGAAGGAGCGAAGCGGCCATCTTTGCGGTCAAAGAATGATCACTGCAGAAGGGGTCACAGCATGTTCATGAGTAACAACTATAATAATGAGCTATCCattcattaacattttcattatCTTGGCTTAACTGACTTTCCAAAGTGTTTCCGTGATTCTCGTAAAACAAAATGACGGTTATGCATCAGGTGCAACAGTGTCACCGCTAGGTGCAATTATCTTTAATCAGTAAATACAAGATCATGTGGTCAGGCCATCGGTTCAATATAATTAGCCTAAATGATATCTCTGAAATAATCCAAGGCAGTCAGTTATTATTCACTTATTTCTCGTTTGCTTTCCAATCTCAAACTTCCTTCAGACTTCCAACAACCATTTGACATTGCTAAAAATACTACTCCCAAGAGATCCAGTGGTCCAGTGTCAAATAAGATATCCACACAGAGAACATGCGTTAGTTCTTAACATATCAGCAGGAATTAAATGGCAATGGTAATCAATGCAACTACATCGTAATatttaaattgtaaattgtaaaaagtCACCAAAGCTGGAAACGGACAATGCTCTGGAGCCGACTCCAAACTGTTGGTTGTGTAATAATAAGTCATACATGCGGCTGCTGCAAAGCCCCGCCCTACCAGCGGCCGCACATGATTGGAAGGAGATCCTTCGGAGCTGCATGACACAAATGACACACATGTTCTGTACACATGAGCAGCCCTGCTGCGTCCTGTGTGCATCCAAGAATCCGTGGCTACTATTGAGTAAACAAGTTCAACTTGTATATGCAATAACAGGCGGGTGCGCTGATTCGGAGACGGCCCGGGAGAAAAgcgcaatatttatttatttatttatttatttatttatttatttatttatttatgtgtgcagTGAATCATTCTAGCAGTGCTACGTCATTCCACAAAGCGCCACCAATTCATTCCTCAACTGTCTGACCAGTACAAGTACAAAGATGTTCAAAATGTTTACTGAAATGATATTTAGCTTTGCGAATAATCATCTTTGCTGAAGATCGGCTTGTCTTTGTGCTGGAACCTTACAGAAAAGCAATGAGAGCAAGAGCCCAGTGCGAAAGAGTTTATAGTGACCTGGAACAGGCAGAAGATTTGTTCATCTGTTTGTCAGATACGGGCTTGGGCTTGTGCTTGTCAGGCTTATAACCTGTCGTGGTGGAAGAACTACGGGGCTTTTACTGTCCCATAAATCATTAAATTAATCAATTATATCTTGTTACCTCAATAAAATGAGATTCacgtatatttttaaaattgtaaacAATTACAAACACTTCTCGTTTTATTTGTGTCAGGTTAATATAAATGATGTAATGATTTAAGAGACAATAATATCCCCGGAAGACCTGGAGGTGAGGCTTCCCGATCAGCGATATGCTGCGGTGGCGGTGTGGGCGTATGGAGATAACACAACATTACCTTTGATGAAACGAGAGTCGTGTTCAGTGTTAAAGAGAGGAGTACCGCAGCGAAGAGCCGTGGGCTCAATCACCTGTGTATCTCAAAGTGAGAACCGCTAATTCATCATTCAGTATTGGATCGCTCATTGTCAAATATTAGATAATGTCCACTAAATACCAGGAGAGCATGTTTACAGTTGGATATGCTTGGATGTTTTAGACAGTTCTATACGCCATATAGAGTGCAGTCCATAAAATGGGGGTCTAAGGGTTGTTGTCAGGGATCACTCGATATGGATgcaacctcaaattaaagctgatcgcctgcactttaacctcatatttattgtttcatttcaaatccaatctgttggagtacagagccaatacaacaaaaattgtgtcactgtcaaaatacgTACCACTCTGTGTACCAGGCCACCACCAGCCCAAACATGAGCAGAGCAAACCAGTCCCTTACTGAATTAAAAACAAGAAGTGGCTCTATTTTAAATGGGCAAAGCGAGGCAATATTTGTTTGAAAGTAGTCGAGAAGAATATATGAATAGCATGCTCTGAAGCATTGATTCAGCCAGCACCCTTATAACTACAAATATTAATGGCGCAAATGTATTTGGTGCCAGTTCAGAGAGATAAAATAGGCAAGTGTCATAGCTGTGtagaatatattacatttatagtATAGGCTAATATATTCTATTTTTGCAAGTATATTTTCGCTTTGAATTGTGTTCTTCAGTAAATTGATGATAGTTCTGCTGTAAAAGCTAAAAGTGAATAGAGCTATTTCATCTTTCCATTGATGCACGTGTCAACAGACATAATTGCCCACTATCGCTGAAGCTGCTTTGTAAACAACTGTGTAAATCATCTATGTGCTGGTCAGAGGAACACTGGGCCTGCGCCATCACTGATGTGTCCAGACAGCCTGGACAGGGAAGCAGTGTGCGAGTGTTTCTCAACGCTGTCCTGGCTCAATGTCCATCCccctgcagaaacacaactctGCCATCTCTGAGGAAATGATGAAATCTTCATTGGAAATACTGTACAACAGTGATGCATGACCACAGAGATCTGATTTGTTGGATGGGCAGAGCGCATAATTGTGTCATTCAGTGGCATGTGAAGCGGTACTGATGTACCGATGATGTACTGATGGCATCTGGCCCAATGACATCTGTGTAAATGTATTCATGTCTTTACTGTAGTGACCTTTAATCAAACTAGTAGAAGATCGTTTTTTTGGAAATGGCACGCCAGCCGCTCTAGATAAAACAACGACATTTTTAGGCAGGTAAAAACATATGTGTTCTGCCAGGTGCTGCTCATTTTCACTGTGCAGGCCACCCGCTGAGGCTGAGGCGAGCTGGGGCTGCACTTGAGGTCTGCCCTTCatgtgcagctgctgcaggaagGCTGGAGACAGTCCCTGAGAGGAGGTGAAGCTCAGACACAAACCCAATGCCACGGCCCATTACGCGCACGCCGCAGAGCTGCCGGCCAATCAGCAACAGCAGCGGACGGGACACAAATGCCCATTTCTGACAACAATTCAAAAGTGCAAAGTACAACTCTTTTATTgtaggaaagaaaaaaaataagtattcTATAAATCTGTACACGTGAAAAGTACAAAACAAATGAGTAATAAAAGCTGCCGGGTGATGGTTCTGagctgtccgtctgtctgtccgtctgtctgtccgtctgtctggtGCCTCCCTTCCCCTGAGCTGCAGCCTGTCCCAGGAGCAGTCCTgttccacagaaacacaccatcAGTTCTCCAATTCCCCCTAATAGTGGCCcaatatacaacacaacacaacacaacaccacacaacatttGCTACAATGTTAGAAAAAGGTGAGAAAATCATTACTGGCTTAACTGCTACTGGACCTAGTTTTGTGTTTGTCTTGGTCCAGCTCTTGAACTCTGTGTTGTGTCTGTCAGTTAATTGTACATAACAAGTAATTATGGCCAATTTTACCACAATATACATTAAATAATATGAATCAATAATAAGTACAGTAATACAGAGGTAGTAATGTCgtaataaataccaaaatagACACAAACCTCTGGTTTCTCATTTCTTCTTCCCACCCATGGTTAAATtctcacttttctttttctgcacCTAAAATGTGCAACAGAAATGTGAGAACATTCAGGTTCATAGCTCACACCGTAGTACTCTCTGTACAGGTACGTGCAGgtaagcccacacacacacacacacacacacacacacacacattcacacacacacacacacacacacacacactcacacacacacaaacacacacactcacaaacacacacactcacacacacacacacacacacactcacacatacacacacactctcacacaaacacacccacacactcacacacacacacacccacacatacacagacacacacacacacacactcacacactcacacacacacacacccacactcacacccacacacacacactcacactcacacacacacacaaacacacacacacacacacccacacacactcacacccacacacacacacacacacacacacacacacacacacacacactcacacacacacacacacacacacacacacacactcactcacacacacacacacacacacacacacacacacacacacccctcacctcATTCATGGCGTCATCAATCTGCTTTAGTTCTTCGTAGCGATCCCGAGATTCTCTGAGGGGCACGACCATCACATCTTCAATCTGAGGGAACAGCTGTGGGGGGCGGAggcacagaggggtgtgtggagggggggggagaggtcagaggtcatgcaTGTATAATCATTGATTgacccttgttgtgcacccccaTATTAAATAATCACTTCATAATTCTCTCTCCAGGTGCAGCTGCACTCTTACCTTCATGACCGTCTCAAACATGGGGATGAGGACGAACTTGATGAAGCCGATTTGGGCCGTGGGTTTGGTCACTTTCTCCCTGTCCATGAAGGGCGCCACGGGGAGGCCCTCGGTTTTCTCCCTGTCGCTCTGGACACACAGGACAGGGGCGGTCAGCACTCAAAATGCACATGAACGTTCAGCCTCACAGAGCTTCTGCGTACTGTGAGGGGAAGCAGGAGTCAGAGCTCCACCGCAGTGACAgggcccctccctctgcctcgcTCAGCCCGGTCACACGTGCCTCCCCAGCCGCAGGTGCCAGAACACAAAGCAGGCATCATAAACTTTGGACAGTGCTTTTCCTCTCCTGTCGTAATGTTTTATgtggatacacacacgcacagagttTTGAAGGATTAAGACTGCATGTTATAATTCATTAACATGTTCCGTCCTTGTAAGGGAGCCTGGGTAAATGGCTGTGTCATTGTTTACCTGCGTAAAGTACTCCTCCAGCAGACAGTCCACCCAGGGCTCGGCCACCTCCATTGGCCGCACCTCGTTGGAGATGTCACAGCACTTTATCAGCACCATCTTCAGCTGAGGCAACCAAACACACGGTCAGGAGAACACAGTCACAACCACAAACGCAgtcacaatcacatacacagtcacaaacacaaatgcagtcacaatcacatacatagtcacaaccacaaacacagtcacaatcaCATAAACAgtcacaaccacaaacacagtcacaatcacaaccacaaccacagtcacagtcacaatcACATAAACAgtcacaaccacaaacacagtcacaatcacatgcacagtcacaaccacaaacacaatcacaaccACAGTCACAACCACAGTCACAACCACAgtcacaatcacatacacagtcacaaccacaaacacaatcacatacacagtcacaaccacaaacacagtcacaatcacatacacagtgACAACCACAAACGCAGTGACAACCACAAACGCAgtcacaaccacaaacacagtcacaaccacaaacacagtTACAATCACATACAGTCACAAACACAGGCTAACACTGTCACATTGTAGGCTAAGATGTGTAGGCTAACACACAAGGGGCAATATACACGTAAACACAGTCAGGGTAATTTACTTATGCTGAAACAGTCACCGTGACATACACAAGGCAGAAACGTACAGAGAAACATACTCATGGTCTTCATCTGCTACCTGTACAGATAGCACCAATCTACCATGGTTAACAACTGAAATTGGTTCTTACACAGGTGACGTGCTCCTCATTTGTAAAGTCGAAGCTGTCCACTTTCTGCTTGAAGGAGTCCAGGATTTCCCCATGTCGGGCCATGTCTGTGGCTAAGATTAGTGTTATTGTTCCCTGGGACCAAAAACAGAGGCAAATGTGTTCACCAGGGAACCgagtactgtatgtaaacaaGTCTGATAGTAGTCATCCAGCAACTAGAACAGAAATACTTGTGGCTACATAGCTACATAGCTGGATACCAGTCAAAACCAGAGTACAGTGATGTACTGTTGCAGCAATCATTAAGACAACATTGATATATGACATTTAGATGGTAAATAGGCTCAAAACTATGGATAATAATACCACCGTATGCCCACTctttccccctgtctctcttccATACTACAGGCTCAGAGCACTGCTGAAAGTTACCTGGCGTATCTGTTTGAAGGTCTCGGGGTCAAAGTTGGAGAAGATGTTGCAGTCAGGCTGAGTGAAGATTTGGAAGGCCACGGCACAGTGGTGATTCTCCAGGGGAGAGATGTCATTATAGCGCACCGCTAACTCTGTCCTCGCATTTATCTGGTACCTGaggatgtagagagagagagcaagagagggtgagagagggaggaggggggagggagagagagagagcaggggagggagggggagagagcagagagggagcagggggagtgagagagagggagcagggggagtgagagagagagagcagggggagggagggggagagagcagagagggtgagagggaggaggggggagggagagagagagagcagagagggtgagagggaggaggggggagggagagagagagaacagagcggttgagagagggaggaggggggagggagagagagagagcagagagggtgagagggaggaggggggagggagagagagagagcagggggagggagggggagagagcagagagggtgagagagggagcagggggagggaaagagagagagcagggggagggagggggagagagcagagagggtgagagagagaggagggaggagggagagagagagagcagagagggtgagagagggaggagggggagggaaagagagagcagggggagggagggggagagagcagagagggtgagagagggaggaggggggagggagagagagagagagcagggggagggagggggagagagcagagagggtgagagagggagcagggggagggaaagagagagagcagggggagggagggggagagaacagagagggtgagagagggaggagggaggagggagagagagagagcagagagggtgagagagggaggagggggagggaaagagagagcagggggagggagggggagagagcagagtgggtgagagagggaggaggggggagggagagagagagagcagggggagggagggggagagagcagagagggtgaaagagggaggaggggggagggagagagagagagtagtggGCAAGAGGCAAGAGCAAGATGAGAACGAGAAAGGGGTagggatgagagagaaaggagagagcaggagaaaggTAGGTGGATAAAGATGAGCTGAAAAAGAGGTGATGAGATgggaggagaaagagggtgagagagagtaagagagactGTGGGAGACTggacagagagggagcgagggagaggggagaagaaacagaaagaagaaagaaagaatgaagtAGATGGAGAAGTGCAGAAGGAAGAAGGGAGATGACAGGAAAGAGAAGGGAAGCTCGGTCAGCAGGAGTGGTGATCGTGCATGTCACGTGAACAGCAGCGTCGTCTCTTACGTGTTGTTGTAACCGGGGTGGTCGAGGTCATGACACACAGCGGCTGTCATCAGGATCAGGATGTCCACCTGCGTGAACTTCTCCTGTAGGGGGCACAGGCACGCAAAGGGAGGGTGACATTCACACTCATACATCCCTGGTCCCATTGAGCtgtggctttcattgttactgaGTGATTCATTTCATGATATATAGAAGTTGATGATACAATTAGCGAATCTTAGCGAAGGTTTCTTGCATGGCTCCGAATTGGCAAAGTGAAGATAAAAACCAGGAATGAGATCAGCTCTAGAACCTCTGGCCACTAAACAACCGTCACAGGTCTGATAATTCTGTGTGTGCGAGCAGTGTACCGTTTTGGGTGGTGGTAACAGACACTTTCCATCTAGGGTCAGAAATACAGTGCCCTGTCAGAAAGTTGGGTTGTAAACCTTTTTGTCAGAAAAAGCAAAATCATTTTGCCCGCTCAATGCAAAAAAGGCTTGAGGCACTAACCCTCTCGACCTTTGAGGTACAGACCCTTTGAATATTCTCAGTGGgttgaataaatatttttcctgcAATGTGATAATAGGCAGTACATTTTCATATGGTGGAACACTGTTTTCTTGGTCTGTGCAATAAAGGAGAAATCTCCTCCGGTCAAAGGGGACAGACAGTGTGGGTTAATGACTGAACATGAACAGTCATCTGATGGCCTCGGTCCATGGTTTATGGTTTACCTTTGTTTTACCACAGTTCATGTTTATTCCAGTAAACTGGAAAATGATTTGGAAACTAGAACTTCCCGAAATATATGCCAAGGGTCCCctcaggagagagaaggaattTCAGACTGGCGGCCCTGCTGGGACACAGACAGCAGCCAGGGCTCAATGCCAGCACAGGCTAATTCTGTTATCATCTGGAGGCGGACAATCAAGGCCCACTTGTTCCAGCTCTCGCTCATAATCTCTTCCATCGGGCCCAGTAATTTGGCGACCCCCTTCAGCAGGACCAGACCCGCACAGTGTGATCCGCTCCTTTCTCATTGCCTCTTGTCCCTGTCACAGATCTCTGGCAGATGAAGTGTGGTTGATTTCCGGGGATGACAGAGTGTGATTCATGCTGTCTGTGTTCATCTGATGTATCATGTGACCCGCATACTTTTGGTAGCCAGTTTGTGTCTGGTTGCCAGTGTGACTTGCTGTGTACCTGAGTATACCGTAGTTgaccatatacagtatgtatgtacagtacactatatttccttctgtgtgtgtgcgtgtgtgtgggtgtgtgatgtgttgtgtgcatatgtgtatgtatatgtgtctgtgtgtgtgtgtgtatgcgtgtgtctgtgtgtgtgtgtgtgtgtgtgtatgtgtgtgtgtgggtgtgtgtgtgtgtgtgtgtgtgtgggtatgtgtgtgtgtgcatgcgtgcgtgcgtgtgtgtgtgcatgtgtgtgtgtgagatagagaatCTCCAGCAAGC
This region of Conger conger chromosome 17, fConCon1.1, whole genome shotgun sequence genomic DNA includes:
- the LOC133116581 gene encoding high affinity cGMP-specific 3',5'-cyclic phosphodiesterase 9A-like isoform X4, translated to MVSIDPTMPHNSERAPYRVMPLTGGQLADKEELFQNVLSQVAEQFSRAFKINELKTEVTNRLAMLEKRVELEGLKVVEIEKCRSDIKNLRKEMASRNNSSFMDEGRKLIPHRDVPSYLKYHLSQETVEALRKPVFDVWQWEHNEMLSCLEHMYHDLGLVKDFNINPITLKRWLLCIHDNYRNNPFHNFRHCFCVTQMMYSMIYLCSLQEKFTQVDILILMTAAVCHDLDHPGYNNTYQINARTELAVRYNDISPLENHHCAVAFQIFTQPDCNIFSNFDPETFKQIRQGTITLILATDMARHGEILDSFKQKVDSFDFTNEEHVTCLKMVLIKCCDISNEVRPMEVAEPWVDCLLEEYFTQSDREKTEGLPVAPFMDREKVTKPTAQIGFIKFVLIPMFETVMKLFPQIEDVMVVPLRESRDRYEELKQIDDAMNEVQKKKSENLTMGGKKK
- the LOC133116581 gene encoding high affinity cGMP-specific 3',5'-cyclic phosphodiesterase 9A-like isoform X3, whose translation is MVKCTVHLNGPPMSVCDRNTAISLLDVTGAMVSIDPTMPHNSERAPYRVMPLTGGQLADKEELFQNVLSQVAEQFSRAFKINELKTEVTNRLAMLEKRVELEGLKVVEIEKCRSDIKNLRKEMASRNNSSFMDEGRKLIPHRDVPSYLKYHLSQETVEALRKPVFDVWQWEHNEMLSCLEHMYHDLGLVKDFNINPITLKRWLLCIHDNYRNNPFHNFRHCFCVTQMMYSMIYLCSLQEKFTQVDILILMTAAVCHDLDHPGYNNTYQINARTELAVRYNDISPLENHHCAVAFQIFTQPDCNIFSNFDPETFKQIRQGTITLILATDMARHGEILDSFKQKVDSFDFTNEEHVTCLKMVLIKCCDISNEVRPMEVAEPWVDCLLEEYFTQSDREKTEGLPVAPFMDREKVTKPTAQIGFIKFVLIPMFETVMKLFPQIEDVMVVPLRESRDRYEELKQIDDAMNEVQKKKSENLTMGGKKK